A window of Metabacillus sp. B2-18 contains these coding sequences:
- a CDS encoding mismatch-specific DNA-glycosylase, with protein MEKDLDKISKGLDILFIGYNPSLVSGEVGHNYANKNNRFWKILYEAGLTDRLYLPEEDSTLWKMGYGFTNIVARPTRAADEITREEYQVGREVLKEKISFYKPKIAFFVGKGVYLQYSQSKKADWGKQDKSMVEGVIDYVAPSSSGLVRMKISDIILIYKGVKDLLDSLN; from the coding sequence ATGGAAAAAGATTTAGATAAAATCTCTAAAGGATTAGATATTCTTTTTATAGGCTATAATCCCAGCTTAGTTTCTGGTGAAGTTGGACATAATTATGCAAATAAAAATAACCGTTTTTGGAAAATTCTTTACGAAGCTGGATTAACAGATCGATTATACCTCCCTGAAGAAGATAGCACCTTATGGAAGATGGGGTATGGATTTACGAATATTGTGGCTAGACCAACAAGAGCAGCAGATGAAATTACCCGAGAGGAATATCAAGTAGGAAGAGAAGTCCTGAAAGAGAAGATATCATTTTATAAGCCAAAGATTGCTTTTTTTGTCGGCAAAGGTGTTTATCTTCAGTACAGTCAAAGTAAAAAGGCCGATTGGGGAAAACAAGATAAGAGTATGGTTGAAGGTGTTATAGATTATGTCGCCCCCTCATCAAGCGGTTTAGTTCGAATGAAAATCTCTGATATCATATTAATCTATAAGGGTGTTAAGGATTTATTAGATAGCCTTAATTAA
- a CDS encoding M15 family metallopeptidase, whose protein sequence is MFYLKLTLIFLFLFMLTACSVISGGLSFSGEQHGSYTKSISVQTNELLLESKYFNEVKQVDGNIQIENPDNILALVNKTYGLPAGYEPNDLTVPNVEFSFGDEDVPKKYLRKEAADALEELFKYAKEEEIELYAVSGYRSYSRQQGIFNVEKEQSGEEHALAAVALPGKSEHQTGLAMDVTSKSVDLEITQDFGETKEGKWLRDNAHRAGFIIRYPLNKELVTEYQYEPWHIRYVGKEKATYIYENKLTLEEYFKKVRKI, encoded by the coding sequence ATGTTTTATCTAAAACTAACTCTTATATTTCTTTTTCTTTTTATGCTAACAGCCTGTTCTGTTATTTCAGGAGGATTATCCTTTAGTGGGGAACAACATGGAAGTTACACAAAGAGTATTTCTGTACAAACAAATGAACTTTTATTAGAGTCTAAATATTTTAATGAAGTCAAACAAGTAGATGGTAATATTCAAATAGAAAATCCTGACAATATTCTTGCTTTAGTAAATAAAACTTATGGTCTTCCTGCTGGTTACGAACCAAATGATTTAACAGTTCCAAATGTTGAATTTTCGTTTGGTGATGAAGATGTTCCTAAAAAATATTTACGTAAAGAGGCAGCTGATGCTTTGGAGGAACTTTTCAAATATGCCAAAGAGGAAGAAATTGAACTGTATGCAGTATCTGGTTATCGCTCTTATTCAAGGCAACAAGGAATTTTTAATGTGGAAAAAGAGCAAAGTGGCGAAGAGCATGCTTTAGCAGCTGTTGCTTTGCCTGGGAAAAGTGAACATCAAACAGGTTTAGCCATGGATGTTACAAGCAAAAGTGTAGATTTAGAGATTACTCAAGATTTTGGCGAAACAAAAGAGGGAAAGTGGTTGCGTGATAATGCACATCGTGCAGGATTTATTATCCGATATCCACTAAACAAGGAACTGGTTACAGAATATCAATATGAACCATGGCATATTCGATATGTTGGCAAGGAAAAGGCAACATATATCTATGAAAATAAATTAACATTAGAGGAATACTTTAAAAAGGTAAGAAAAATATAG
- the deoD gene encoding purine-nucleoside phosphorylase, with the protein MSVHIGAKENEIAETVLLPGDPLRAKYIAETFLEDVTCYNEVRGMLGFTGTYKGERISVQGTGMGVPSISIYINELMNSYGVQNLIRVGTCGAIQKDVKVRDVILAMSASTDSQMNRLTFGGVDYAPTANFELLKKAYDTGLEKGLNLKVGNIFTADMFYNDNAELEKWARYGILAIEMESAALYTLAAKFGRKALSVLTVSDHILTGEETTAEERQTTFNDMIVVALDAAIKKEM; encoded by the coding sequence ATGAGTGTACATATAGGAGCAAAAGAAAATGAAATAGCAGAAACGGTCCTCTTACCAGGTGATCCACTACGTGCTAAGTATATAGCAGAAACATTTTTAGAAGATGTAACTTGTTATAATGAAGTAAGGGGAATGCTTGGTTTTACTGGTACATATAAAGGAGAGCGTATTTCAGTACAAGGTACAGGGATGGGAGTCCCATCTATTTCAATATACATAAATGAACTTATGAACAGTTATGGTGTTCAAAACCTTATCAGAGTAGGTACATGTGGTGCCATTCAAAAGGATGTTAAAGTAAGAGATGTTATTTTAGCGATGAGTGCTTCAACAGATTCACAAATGAATCGCTTAACGTTTGGTGGAGTTGATTATGCGCCGACTGCTAATTTTGAGCTACTTAAAAAAGCGTATGATACTGGTCTTGAAAAAGGACTCAACCTTAAAGTTGGAAACATCTTTACAGCTGATATGTTTTATAATGATAACGCTGAACTTGAGAAATGGGCTAGATATGGCATACTTGCAATTGAAATGGAGTCTGCTGCACTGTATACATTAGCAGCAAAATTTGGTCGTAAAGCATTATCTGTTTTAACAGTGAGCGACCATATCTTAACTGGAGAAGAAACAACTGCTGAGGAACGTCAAACTACCTTTAATGATATGATTGTTGTTGCGTTAGATGCTGCAATAAAAAAAGAAATGTAA
- a CDS encoding YodL domain-containing protein — translation MVYSLLVRKRTLSFDITIFQTPSFGEKKGYKDVYRLILEGNNHKDVLEKVFQTFNVADRMPADYDARYLSTGDIVLIDEGKKGQTYYKLCPQGWQIINRIHVR, via the coding sequence ATGGTCTATTCCTTGTTAGTAAGAAAACGTACTTTATCTTTTGATATTACCATTTTCCAAACTCCAAGTTTTGGAGAGAAAAAAGGGTACAAGGATGTTTATCGGCTTATTCTTGAAGGAAATAACCACAAGGATGTTTTAGAAAAAGTATTTCAAACTTTTAATGTGGCGGACCGCATGCCTGCAGATTATGATGCAAGGTATTTAAGTACGGGTGATATTGTTTTAATTGATGAGGGAAAAAAGGGGCAAACTTATTACAAGCTCTGTCCACAAGGATGGCAGATTATTAACCGAATACATGTAAGATAA
- a CDS encoding phosphatase PAP2 family protein: MKWFVIAACLIFVTCASVYSTDFFYNIDVSVTLFFEKLRLPFLTDVFLVITEMGSLKFYLPLCLVIGLYFLFKRKIVGVIFLFVVLYSVRQLNYQLKELFSRERPSFDAVYEASHYSFPSGHAMNSAAIYGFISFLLLFYIIKNPNKRIIAAVMTAVLVFLIGVSRIYLGVHYLTDVLAGWSVGFIWLVILSTIFAKTHHYIDKNRRY, encoded by the coding sequence GTGAAATGGTTTGTAATTGCTGCATGTTTAATTTTTGTAACCTGTGCATCTGTTTATTCAACTGATTTTTTTTACAACATAGATGTTAGTGTTACTCTTTTCTTTGAGAAATTACGTTTACCATTTTTAACAGACGTATTTTTGGTCATTACCGAAATGGGATCTTTAAAATTTTATTTACCACTATGTCTTGTTATTGGACTATATTTTTTATTTAAGCGAAAAATAGTTGGAGTCATTTTCTTATTTGTGGTGCTGTACAGTGTCAGGCAGCTTAATTATCAATTAAAAGAGTTATTCTCGCGGGAACGACCATCGTTTGATGCCGTTTATGAAGCATCTCATTATAGCTTCCCTAGTGGACATGCTATGAATTCAGCGGCCATTTATGGATTTATTAGCTTTTTATTGTTATTTTACATAATAAAGAATCCTAATAAAAGAATAATAGCAGCTGTTATGACAGCTGTACTAGTATTTTTAATCGGTGTTAGTAGAATTTATTTAGGTGTTCATTATCTAACAGACGTATTAGCAGGTTGGAGTGTAGGTTTTATTTGGTTAGTTATTTTGTCTACAATATTTGCTAAAACCCATCATTATATCGACAAAAATAGAAGGTATTAG
- a CDS encoding MerR family transcriptional regulator, giving the protein MEYTVKKLATLAGVSARTLRYYDEIGILKPARINSSGYRIYGHDEVNKLQQIMFYRELGIDLDSIQQILSSPSFDQTAALEEHLENLLSKRAQLNVLIENVRKTIATKEGRLTMSDKEKFEGFKDQLIEENEQKYGEEIRSKYGNATVDKSNNKLKNMSEYQYSQAEQLGTDILSILNEAFKTGDPESELAQKTADLHRQWLSFYWDHYTKEAHAGLAQMYVEDERFTAFYDKENKGTAEFLRDAILIYTRQNKAEE; this is encoded by the coding sequence ATGGAATACACAGTAAAAAAGCTAGCAACATTGGCTGGAGTGAGTGCAAGAACCTTACGATACTATGATGAGATTGGGATTCTTAAGCCGGCGAGAATCAATTCATCAGGTTATCGTATATACGGACATGATGAAGTTAATAAATTACAGCAAATTATGTTTTATCGTGAACTTGGTATTGACTTAGATAGCATTCAACAAATTTTATCATCTCCATCATTTGATCAAACAGCTGCCCTTGAAGAACATTTAGAAAATCTTTTATCTAAGCGAGCACAACTAAATGTTCTAATTGAAAATGTAAGAAAAACAATTGCTACAAAGGAAGGGAGATTGACAATGAGTGACAAAGAAAAGTTTGAGGGCTTCAAAGATCAATTAATTGAGGAAAATGAACAAAAATATGGAGAGGAAATAAGGTCAAAATATGGTAATGCTACAGTTGACAAATCAAACAATAAATTAAAAAACATGTCCGAATATCAATATTCTCAAGCTGAACAATTAGGTACTGATATTTTAAGTATTCTTAATGAAGCGTTTAAAACAGGTGACCCCGAGAGTGAGCTTGCTCAAAAAACAGCAGATTTACATCGCCAATGGTTAAGTTTTTATTGGGATCATTATACAAAGGAAGCGCATGCAGGACTAGCGCAAATGTATGTTGAAGATGAACGTTTCACAGCATTTTATGATAAAGAAAATAAAGGAACTGCTGAATTTTTAAGAGATGCAATTTTGATTTATACAAGACAAAACAAAGCTGAAGAATGA
- a CDS encoding CBO0543 family protein: MHFLILSFVLYLAIKKAKWNNWEQYYPTMLYMSLASFIYEYISHTYYHLWELETGPFISHMNVHFLHNLVINPLIAFIFLSNYPTLPLKKFLYILRWVLIFFVGEWIGRITEILTYHHGWNLAWSLLFITIMFPMIRFHFIYPIRALLLSVFFVVFFLKIFRYI, encoded by the coding sequence ATGCACTTCCTAATTTTATCCTTTGTTCTATATCTAGCTATTAAAAAAGCCAAGTGGAATAACTGGGAGCAATATTATCCAACAATGCTGTATATGTCATTGGCTAGCTTTATATATGAATATATTTCACATACCTATTACCATCTTTGGGAGTTAGAAACAGGTCCTTTTATTTCACATATGAATGTTCACTTTTTACATAATTTAGTTATTAATCCTCTTATTGCTTTTATCTTTTTATCAAATTATCCTACGCTTCCTTTAAAGAAATTTCTTTATATATTACGTTGGGTATTAATTTTTTTTGTTGGAGAATGGATTGGAAGGATAACAGAAATTCTAACCTATCATCATGGGTGGAACTTAGCATGGTCACTTCTTTTTATCACAATTATGTTCCCAATGATTCGATTTCATTTTATTTATCCTATTAGAGCGTTGCTATTATCGGTCTTTTTCGTGGTCTTCTTTTTGAAAATATTTCGATATATTTAA
- a CDS encoding YebC/PmpR family DNA-binding transcriptional regulator has product MGRKWNNIKEKKASKDANTSRIYAKFGREIYVVAKQGEPDPEANQALKVVLERAKTYSVPKTIIDRAIEKAKGGTEESYDELRYEGFGPNGSMVIVDALTNNVNRTASDVRAAFGKNGGNMGVSGSVAYMFDATAVIGVEGKTADEVLELLMEADVDARDILEEDDSVIVYAEPDQFHAVQEAFKGVGITDFTVAELTMLAQSDVTLSDDAKAQFEKLIDALEDLEDVKQVFHNVDLSE; this is encoded by the coding sequence ATGGGTCGTAAATGGAATAATATTAAGGAAAAGAAAGCTTCTAAAGATGCAAATACTAGTCGTATTTATGCAAAGTTTGGTCGGGAAATATATGTTGTAGCAAAGCAAGGTGAGCCAGATCCAGAAGCTAACCAAGCATTAAAAGTTGTTCTTGAACGTGCGAAGACATATAGTGTACCAAAAACAATTATTGACCGTGCAATCGAAAAAGCAAAAGGTGGAACCGAAGAAAGTTATGATGAGCTTCGATATGAGGGATTTGGGCCAAATGGTTCAATGGTCATCGTTGATGCTCTTACAAATAACGTGAACCGTACAGCTTCAGATGTTCGTGCTGCATTCGGAAAAAACGGTGGAAATATGGGTGTTAGTGGGTCTGTAGCTTATATGTTTGATGCAACTGCTGTTATTGGGGTTGAAGGAAAAACAGCTGATGAGGTTTTAGAACTATTAATGGAAGCAGACGTTGATGCAAGAGATATTCTAGAAGAAGATGATTCAGTTATCGTATATGCAGAGCCTGATCAATTTCATGCAGTACAAGAAGCATTTAAAGGTGTTGGTATAACTGATTTTACAGTTGCTGAACTAACGATGCTTGCGCAAAGTGATGTAACACTATCAGATGATGCAAAAGCTCAATTTGAAAAGTTGATTGACGCGTTAGAAGATTTAGAAGACGTAAAACAAGTCTTCCATAATGTAGATTTAAGTGAATAA
- a CDS encoding glutathione peroxidase, with product MSIYHFTAKAMNGTERSLEDYKGKVLLVVNTAGRCGFTYQYEDLQKLYNRYKEKDFVILGFPCNQFDNQEPDSNDAIQANCLLNYGVSFPLFQKIDVRDENIHPLFDYLSQSKPFEGFNPFHPVAKILIPLLNEKHPEYLTDNYSIKWNFTKFLIDQEGNVVKRFECTTDPIDMEQDIETLLNNVTA from the coding sequence ATGAGTATATATCATTTTACAGCGAAAGCAATGAATGGAACGGAAAGATCTCTTGAAGACTATAAAGGAAAAGTATTATTAGTTGTTAATACTGCAGGTAGATGCGGATTTACATATCAATATGAAGACTTACAAAAGCTGTACAATCGCTATAAAGAAAAAGATTTTGTAATATTAGGGTTCCCTTGTAATCAATTTGATAACCAAGAACCTGATTCAAATGACGCCATTCAAGCGAACTGTCTATTAAACTATGGTGTTAGTTTTCCATTATTCCAAAAAATAGATGTAAGAGATGAAAACATTCACCCATTATTCGATTATCTATCACAAAGTAAACCTTTTGAGGGATTCAATCCTTTCCATCCTGTTGCAAAAATACTAATTCCGTTACTAAATGAAAAACACCCAGAATATTTAACAGATAATTACTCAATTAAATGGAATTTCACAAAATTCTTAATTGACCAGGAAGGTAACGTTGTAAAACGTTTTGAATGTACAACAGATCCTATTGACATGGAGCAGGATATAGAAACATTATTAAATAATGTAACAGCGTAA
- a CDS encoding sporulation protein, which produces MSFFNKILASVGVGSAKVDAKLSKSSIMIGEKVEGVIDVQGGNVEQAVDEIYLTVNTNYEKEQDDRVINKHAVIATIKLNEPFVIMPGETKTFPFQIEMPLDTPVSVGSSQVWIQTGVDIKGAFDPQDRDIVTILPNNMMDQILNVMKELGFSLRKVKNEEASFKLRKRLPFVQEFEFIPTTGSYYGKFDEVEVLFFLIDDHKIEVVVEVDRRARGLAGLFSEALDLDESIIKFTIEENELHQVKNIFKEILENHS; this is translated from the coding sequence ATGTCATTTTTTAATAAAATACTGGCAAGTGTTGGAGTTGGTTCTGCAAAGGTTGATGCTAAACTTTCTAAATCATCCATCATGATTGGTGAAAAAGTAGAAGGAGTTATTGATGTACAAGGTGGAAATGTAGAACAAGCAGTTGATGAGATCTATTTAACAGTCAACACAAATTATGAAAAAGAACAAGATGATCGCGTAATCAATAAGCATGCTGTGATCGCAACCATTAAGTTAAATGAACCGTTTGTCATTATGCCTGGAGAAACTAAAACATTCCCTTTCCAAATTGAAATGCCATTAGACACACCGGTTAGTGTAGGTTCATCACAAGTATGGATTCAAACAGGTGTGGACATAAAAGGTGCTTTTGATCCACAAGATCGAGATATTGTGACAATTTTACCTAATAATATGATGGATCAGATTTTAAATGTTATGAAAGAATTAGGTTTTTCCTTAAGAAAGGTCAAAAACGAAGAGGCTTCATTTAAATTAAGAAAAAGATTACCGTTTGTACAAGAATTTGAATTTATTCCAACAACGGGTTCGTATTATGGAAAATTCGATGAAGTGGAAGTTTTGTTTTTCTTAATTGATGATCATAAAATAGAGGTTGTAGTAGAAGTCGACCGCCGTGCAAGGGGCCTTGCTGGTCTTTTTTCAGAAGCACTTGATTTAGATGAATCGATTATTAAATTTACAATAGAAGAAAATGAACTGCATCAAGTAAAAAACATTTTTAAGGAAATTCTAGAAAATCATAGTTAG
- a CDS encoding serine/threonine protein kinase, with the protein MNKFTKKWIELTEQPLKAHQIVNERYIIKNLLGKGSYGFTYLVKDEENQNKVLKQLRKYKMLEKSGEESFKHEVTILRTLNDSSIPAFYDEFIENEKHFIVMEYKKGKTYEDLIFIENMTFSEEEALKELYDVLVLVKLFHDIGWVHRDLRIPNILKNEEEKYIIDFGLARFINDNHSEQFDSLEKKLFREVSFKSDFYALGHFLLFLLYSSYQPKTREKRSWEEELDITDHTKRILRKMLQLDEPYDEINQIMKDIRGS; encoded by the coding sequence ATGAACAAGTTCACCAAAAAGTGGATTGAACTAACAGAGCAACCATTAAAAGCTCATCAAATTGTAAATGAAAGATATATCATTAAGAATCTTTTAGGCAAAGGTAGCTATGGGTTCACATATTTAGTGAAAGATGAAGAAAATCAGAATAAAGTGCTAAAGCAATTACGGAAATATAAAATGCTCGAAAAGTCTGGGGAAGAATCTTTTAAACATGAAGTCACTATTTTAAGAACTTTAAATGATTCTTCTATTCCAGCTTTTTATGATGAATTTATAGAAAATGAAAAACATTTTATTGTGATGGAATATAAAAAAGGAAAAACATATGAAGATTTAATTTTTATAGAAAATATGACATTTTCAGAAGAAGAAGCATTGAAAGAGCTTTATGACGTACTTGTATTAGTAAAATTGTTTCATGATATTGGATGGGTTCACCGTGACTTACGTATTCCTAATATCTTGAAAAATGAAGAAGAAAAGTACATTATTGATTTTGGTCTGGCTAGATTCATAAATGATAATCATTCTGAACAATTTGATTCTTTAGAGAAAAAGTTGTTTCGAGAAGTTTCATTTAAAAGTGATTTTTATGCATTAGGTCATTTTCTTTTATTTTTACTTTATTCCTCATATCAACCGAAAACTAGGGAAAAAAGATCATGGGAAGAAGAGTTGGATATTACAGACCATACAAAAAGAATTCTACGTAAAATGCTCCAATTAGATGAACCATATGATGAAATCAATCAAATTATGAAGGATATAAGAGGGTCATAA
- a CDS encoding DUF2515 family protein → MNEEIRNKKANDRFLEQQLKNILKESSPFVITQKERKIINTISNETKINNKNNLTRTNAYLTFYRQHPEIHWAFLAHMVSRNGGYNMTDLKSPLLESFVDSKQQTILFHFLERANALIFHDAFPQLLLYKKSKEDSTDYSHLLPSFHVSKFMIPIWKFFFTSQQSSLLTYALITNEQHYVEKHLMTLPFIKKTVLLSFMYLLQEKLGFTHVLFPFKRYRFLNKHSLAGLEVHDFSSVKTRIDTGKKLYNILFSKNWLSSFSQFATKHEHTASRHDYWPHIFTNNIMDDPKIYSPPLAKAWEDVPHTFPKYQDWYIDFSQIKKFNNPLNIEFQVITKNVNHDLMLIKALSTMKELLT, encoded by the coding sequence ATGAATGAAGAAATTAGAAATAAAAAAGCAAACGACCGGTTTCTTGAGCAGCAACTAAAGAATATATTGAAAGAATCTTCTCCTTTTGTTATTACACAAAAAGAAAGAAAAATAATCAACACTATTTCTAATGAAACAAAAATTAATAATAAAAATAATCTTACTAGAACAAATGCATATTTAACATTTTATCGTCAACATCCAGAGATTCATTGGGCTTTTCTTGCGCATATGGTTTCTCGCAATGGTGGATACAATATGACCGATTTGAAAAGTCCTTTACTTGAATCTTTCGTTGATAGCAAGCAACAAACAATTCTGTTTCATTTTTTAGAAAGAGCAAATGCCCTGATTTTTCATGATGCCTTTCCACAGCTATTACTCTATAAAAAAAGCAAAGAAGATTCTACTGATTATTCCCATTTATTACCTTCGTTTCATGTTTCTAAGTTCATGATACCAATTTGGAAATTCTTCTTTACTTCACAACAATCTTCACTGCTAACATATGCATTAATAACGAATGAACAGCATTATGTTGAAAAACACTTAATGACACTTCCTTTCATAAAAAAAACTGTTCTCCTTTCGTTTATGTATTTGCTTCAGGAAAAATTAGGATTCACACATGTTCTTTTTCCTTTTAAACGCTACCGCTTTTTAAATAAGCATTCATTAGCAGGTTTAGAAGTTCATGATTTTTCTTCTGTTAAGACAAGAATAGATACTGGTAAAAAACTATACAACATCCTTTTTTCAAAAAATTGGCTTTCTTCATTTTCTCAGTTTGCTACTAAACATGAACATACAGCTTCACGTCATGATTATTGGCCACATATTTTCACCAATAACATAATGGACGATCCTAAAATTTACAGCCCACCACTAGCTAAGGCTTGGGAGGATGTTCCACACACTTTTCCAAAATACCAAGATTGGTATATAGACTTTTCACAAATAAAGAAATTTAATAACCCCTTAAATATTGAATTTCAAGTTATCACTAAGAATGTAAACCATGATTTAATGCTCATTAAAGCATTGTCAACAATGAAGGAACTATTAACATAA
- a CDS encoding YozD family protein, giving the protein MKEIEVIIDTEEIAEFFYNELTKRGYVPGEEELGELADITFDYLLNKCIIDEDLDYEENE; this is encoded by the coding sequence GTGAAGGAAATAGAAGTAATTATTGATACTGAGGAGATTGCTGAGTTCTTTTACAATGAGCTCACAAAAAGAGGGTATGTTCCAGGTGAAGAAGAACTTGGAGAACTTGCAGATATAACATTCGATTACCTTCTTAACAAATGCATTATCGATGAAGATTTAGACTATGAAGAGAATGAATAG
- a CDS encoding YozE family protein — protein MKSFYHYLMKYRHPKPKDELSKFANDAYLDHAFPKTTDSYDELSSYLEMNGHYLQSMSVFDDAWDRYQNEILRRI, from the coding sequence ATGAAGTCCTTTTATCATTATTTAATGAAATATCGTCATCCAAAACCAAAGGATGAGTTATCTAAATTTGCCAATGATGCGTATCTTGATCATGCTTTTCCAAAGACAACTGATAGTTATGATGAGCTAAGTTCTTATTTGGAGATGAACGGTCATTATTTACAAAGTATGTCAGTTTTCGACGATGCCTGGGATCGTTATCAAAATGAAATTTTAAGAAGAATATAA
- the bioB gene encoding biotin synthase BioB, with product MNWELLADDVINGRILTREEAKSILMCDDDDLLLLLNGAFKIRKHYYGKKVKLNMIINTKSGLCPENCGYCSQSVVSKAPIEKYRMLDKESILKGAEQAHNLKVGTYCIVASGRGPSDKEVDHVTSAVGEIKDKYGLKICACLGILKPDQARRLKEAGVDRYNHNINTSKEHHSSITTSHTYEDRTNTVELVKQSGISPCSGVIVGMRETLDDVVNMAYSLRELDADSIPVNFLHAIDGTPLEGTNDLNPRYCLKVLALFRYINPTKEIRISGGREVNLRSLQPLGLYAANSIFVGDYLTTAGQESTADHKMLKDLGFEIDFQYEEMSV from the coding sequence ATGAATTGGGAATTATTGGCCGACGATGTGATTAATGGAAGAATTTTAACCAGAGAAGAAGCAAAGTCAATTTTAATGTGTGATGATGATGACTTGTTATTGCTATTAAATGGTGCATTTAAGATTAGAAAACATTATTATGGAAAAAAAGTAAAGCTTAATATGATCATCAACACTAAATCAGGATTATGTCCTGAGAATTGTGGTTATTGTTCACAATCAGTTGTTTCAAAAGCACCAATAGAGAAATATAGAATGCTAGATAAAGAATCTATTTTAAAAGGTGCAGAGCAAGCTCATAACCTAAAAGTGGGAACATATTGTATTGTTGCAAGTGGCCGGGGACCAAGTGATAAGGAAGTTGATCATGTAACATCTGCTGTTGGTGAAATAAAGGACAAATATGGATTGAAAATTTGTGCATGCCTAGGTATCTTAAAACCAGATCAGGCAAGGCGTTTAAAAGAAGCCGGAGTAGATCGTTATAATCATAATATAAATACATCAAAAGAACATCATTCTTCTATCACAACTTCACATACATACGAAGATCGTACGAATACAGTTGAGTTGGTAAAGCAGAGTGGTATTTCACCTTGTTCTGGTGTAATTGTTGGAATGCGTGAAACATTAGATGATGTGGTGAATATGGCATATAGTTTAAGAGAATTAGATGCAGATTCAATCCCTGTAAACTTTTTACATGCAATAGATGGTACACCTCTTGAAGGGACAAATGATTTAAATCCTAGATATTGTTTGAAAGTACTAGCTTTATTTCGATACATAAACCCAACAAAAGAAATTAGAATTTCTGGTGGACGTGAAGTGAATTTAAGGTCTCTACAACCACTTGGCTTATATGCAGCAAATTCCATATTTGTAGGAGATTATTTGACAACAGCTGGACAAGAAAGCACTGCAGACCATAAAATGCTCAAGGATCTTGGATTTGAGATAGATTTTCAGTATGAAGAAATGAGTGTTTAA
- a CDS encoding YjcZ family sporulation protein: MHCYYDHGYPHAGGYGYGNSFVLIVVLFILLIIVGAAYIH, encoded by the coding sequence ATGCATTGCTATTATGATCATGGATACCCACACGCTGGTGGATACGGTTATGGAAATAGCTTCGTATTAATCGTTGTTTTGTTCATTTTATTAATCATCGTTGGTGCAGCTTACATTCACTAA
- a CDS encoding VOC family protein has product MSVLGFEHVGIQVENIERSITFYKDVVGLDLLDQFLHTDGNMKLAFLGVGGNIIVELIEGYNPNLPDEGKVHHIAFQVDNIEKERDRLRAANVEWIFEEITELPNGAKYIFFRGPEKEWIEFFER; this is encoded by the coding sequence ATGTCAGTATTAGGCTTTGAGCATGTTGGAATACAAGTGGAAAATATTGAAAGAAGCATTACATTTTACAAAGATGTAGTTGGTCTTGATTTGCTTGATCAGTTTTTACATACAGATGGGAATATGAAGCTAGCATTTTTAGGTGTGGGAGGCAATATTATTGTTGAACTTATAGAAGGATATAATCCTAATTTACCTGATGAAGGAAAGGTTCATCATATTGCTTTTCAAGTTGATAATATTGAGAAAGAAAGAGATAGATTACGTGCGGCAAACGTAGAATGGATCTTTGAAGAGATCACAGAGTTGCCAAATGGAGCAAAGTATATTTTCTTTAGAGGTCCAGAAAAAGAATGGATCGAATTTTTTGAACGTTAA